A genome region from Gigantopelta aegis isolate Gae_Host chromosome 3, Gae_host_genome, whole genome shotgun sequence includes the following:
- the LOC121368696 gene encoding protein slit-like: MLDPATLSPLAMLKELSIDNNSISLIQDFYFNSNLASLKILKLAGNNLTHIGKNYLTGLVSLVELNLSNNNLAEINGHEFNSLLSLTTLDLSSNKLTTLRAKIFNDMPNLQMLNLENNMIVSIAEQSFLGTGIMSINLNSNSFLDIPTLSIQYVAETLTSLKLAENHIIKLDSNSFSSLSLDVLDINRNRITYIDAMAFNSSLITICNLEDNQLQDLPAELDEFFSSSQSVYIGGNPWVCDCNSLWLAQFIRDAGSSFLKYKQSQNALDPQCFSPKSFQNMTLGETASDLESLCVTTTTSVVSSTMGISTTTPTDTLPVTNWSPGSKFETSLPKSSCPSECSVCERDVVTGDVFKVKCTGINPIYIPDTVQEMELSNYSVPDGVLNKDILANKLHLQYLMLEQCGINTIAGDAFQKLSSLSRLYLNGNNISVIGSGTFQNLNGLKELNLAGNSLTSISEDTFSGLSNLTFLALMNNKIASIAANSFRHLQNVQGIFLSSNQINYFDSSVFSGSSTLLMVDVSNNNIKAIQEIAFSGTSLEFLDLTSNQLQNVPVEAIKHMSGTLHDLYLGHNQITTLEANVFEGFNFNSLKLSGNRLSNIDALTFNNATAIITDLSDNRIKTLPFEFLSFLEQSLSVYLGDNPWSCSCDTFWFVQFIREQAELSNFLKYKESEFSSDPTCGEPTAFEAMLFVDVASFLKADCKTTISTTADVTTAETNVATTTTDTVLSTKASATRHGEMTTAFVELTTTSTDTTTANRARTKRDTATNTFDKTPESSIDVWTKGTYTTTPTTDTPITSESTESAITEVVLTNVKDNVTTTDAPIPPKGAHWTTSTTTVKVKTRQLIRDKVSNRRLTAKTKIVLGVLFGTLSVIFVLFGLHIAFRKFNIRSKLCPKKPILPKHRVPNAIPAPPVSTNPKSNNCPVTKADAKGNVDDVTARDGDQTMEDKTSKVEDERRRRGTASSILRPPLPPVQV, encoded by the coding sequence ATGCTAGATCCAGCAACTCTTTCACCGTTAGCAATGTTGAAAGAACTCTCCATTGACAACAATTCCATCAGTCTGATCCAGGATTTTTACTTTAACTCCAATTTAGCATCATTGAAGATTTTAAAGTTAGCAGGTAATAATTTAACACATATTGGAAAGAACTATCTTACAGGCTTGGTTTCTCTTGTAGAACTGAATCTTTCTAACAATAACCTGGCAGAAATAAACGGTCACGAATTCAACTCATTATTGTCACTTACTACACTGGATCTGTCAAGCAATAAATTAACAACTCTTCGGGCAAAGATATTTAATGACATGCCTAATCTGCAGATGCTTAATCTGGAAAACAACATGATTGTCAGTATCGCAGAACAGTCATTCTTGGGGACAGGTATAATGTCTATAAATCTGAATTCAAATTCCTTTCTTGATATTCCAACACTAAGTATTCAGTATGTTGCAGAAACATTAACATCCTTAAAGCTTGCGGAAAACCATATAATAAAACTTGATTCCAACAGCTTCAGTTCACTTAGCCTAGATGTTCTAGATATAAATAGAAATCGTATCACATATATTGATGCTATGGCCTTCAACAGTAGCCTCATCACTATCTGCAATTTGGAAGACAATCAATTGCAAGACCTGCCAGCCGAACTTGATGAATTCTTCTCCTCTTCACAAAGTGTATACATTGGTGGAAATCCGTGGGTCTGTGACTGCAATTCGTTGTGGCTTGCACAGTTCATCAGAGATGCAGGTTCCAGTTTTCTGAAATACAAACAGTCTCAGAATGCTCTGGACCCACAGTGCTTTTCTCCAAAGTCCTTTCAGAACATGACACTGGGAGAGACTGCTTCTGACCTCGAATCTTTGTGTGTTACAACGACAACATCAGTGGTAAGTTCCACCATGGGTATCAGCACAACAACACCCACTGATACATTGCCTGTCACAAATTGGTCTCCAGGATCGAAATTTGAAACTTCATTGCCAAAATCCTCTTGTCCGTCTGAGTGTTCTGTATGTGAACGCGATGTTGTAACAGGTGATGTTTTTAAAGTCAAATGTACTGGAATAAACCCAATATACATTCCAGATACAGTTCAAGAAATGGAACTATCTAATTATTCTGTACCAGATGGGGTCCTCAACAAAGATATTTTGGCAAATAAATTACACCTCCAATATCTGATGCTTGAACAGTGTGGAATAAACACCATTGCCGGCGATGCGTTTCAAAAGCTGTCTTCGCTGTCGAGATTATATCTAAATGGTAACAATATATCAGTTATAGGGTCTGGAACCTTCCAAAACCTCAATGGTCTGAAGGAACTAAATTTGGCAGGTAACTCTTTAACCAGTATCAGTGAAGACACCTTTTCTGGTTTATCAAATCTCACATTTCTGGCCCTTATGAATAACAAAATAGCATCCATAGCTGCCAATTCGTTCAGACATCTACAAAACGTGCaaggaatattcctttcctcAAATCAGATTAATTATTTTGATTCATCAGTCTTTTCTGGTTCATCTACTTTACTCATGGTTGATGTTtctaacaataatataaaagcTATCCAAGAAATAGCCTTTTCAGGAACATCACTGGAATTTCTGGATCTAACCTCTAACCAGCTACAAAATGTTCCAGTTGAAGCTATAAAGCACATGTCAGGCACTCTTCATGATCTCTATCTGGGGCACAACCAAATAACAACACTCGAAGCTAATGTATTTGAAGGATTCAATTTCAATTCTTTGAAACTCAGTGGGAACCGTCTGTCCAACATTGATGCATTGACATTCAATAACGCTACAGCAATAATAACTGACCTTAGTGACAACAGAATAAAAACTCTGCCCTTCGAATTCCTCTCTTTTCTGGAGCAGTCACTCAGCGTCTACCTAGGAGATAACCCATGGTCGTGCAGCTGTGACACATTTTGGTTTGTGCAGTTTATTCGTGAACAAGCTGAACTGTCGAATTTTCTCAAGTATAAGGAATCAGAATTTTCCTCAGACCCCACATGCGGAGAACCGACGGCATTTGAAGCTATGCTATTTGTTGATGTTGCATCGTTCTTAAAAGCAGATTGTAAAACTACGATATCTACCACGGCCGATGTAACAACAGCTGAAACGAATGTGGCAACTACCACCACAGATACTGTATTATCAACGAAGGCATCCGCAACACGTCACGGAGAGATGACAACTGCTTTTGTAGAATTAACAACAACCAGCACAGATACTACAACTGCAAATCGTGCAAGAACCAAACGAGATACTGCAACAAACACGTTTGACAAAACACCAGAGAGTAGTATAGATGTCTGGACAAAAGGGACATACACTACCACACCTACAACAGACACACCAATAACTTCCGAGAGCACAGAATCAGCAATAACAGAAGTTGTACTGACAAACGTAAAGGACAACGTAACAACAACAGATGCACCCATACCTCCAAAAGGCGCACACTGGACGACAAGTACCACCACAGTGAAAGTGAAGACTCGACAACTGATAAGAGACAAAGTATCAAACAGGCGTCTCACTGCAAAGACAAAAATTGTTCTCGGAGTCCTTTTCGGCACCCTTAGTGTCATCTTTGTGTTATTTGGGTTGCATATAGCATTTCGCAAATTCAATATTCGATCCAAGCTTTGTCCAAAGAAACCAATTCTTCCGAAACACAGGGTACCGAACGCCATTCCAGCACCGCCAGTTTCCACGAACCCAAAATCCAACAACTGCCCAGTGACAAAGGCCGATGCAAAAGGTAACGTAGATGACGTAACTGCGCGTGATGGGGACCAAACGATGGAAGACAAAACGTCAAAGGTGGAAGATGAGAGAAGGAGAAGAGGAACTGCCTCGTCCATTCTTAGACCTCCCCTACCCCCAGTTCAAGTATAA
- the LOC121368176 gene encoding uncharacterized protein LOC121368176: protein MKDHARILGNFSTPYFRPWGSQGVTAAVASLFCIWITLTNVLLIAILLTNKPLRHQRQIIFVLHIALADLAVGLFYCPLTADFFLKQVWTHSCDSLFWWNTFFHPVSFLSTHCIGLVNFYQLCAACCRLNVRSFVKNFLTILLLALLWFYLICLFFMLQNFRSQKIKVLIETKDVCLSSMDYLGAVATAMMVYFAPAAVTVILYVTLVGVRAFRPTPIPHEELNSPEPPPVISLPVLGIANVVSLVMPLPYFSTLVSVSLGSCASFNCMSWILPVMTIFEWLLFAKSGIQPCMWLLNSQFTDAIFPIVRNFRSRPARTHMQLDHHDADLQGQEDSFHEI, encoded by the coding sequence ATGAAAGACCATGCAAGGATCTTAGGTAATTTTTCTACTCCCTACTTCCGCCCCTGGGGCTCTCAGGGCGTGACGGCGGCCGTGGCCAGTCTGTTCTGTATCTGGATCACCCTGACCAACGTTCTGCTCATCGCCATTCTCCTGACGAACAAACCTCTGCGACACCAGCGTCAGATCATCTTCGTACTGCACATTGCTCTGGCCGACCTGGCGGTGGGCTTGTTTTACTGTCCTCTCACGGCAGACTTCTTCTTGAAGCAGGTGTGGACGCACAGCTGCGACAGTCTGTTCTGGTGGAACACGTTCTTCCACCCGGTGAGCTTTCTCAGCACCCACTGTATAGGACTGGTGAACTTCTACCAGTTGTGTGCCGCCTGCTGCCGTCTCAACGTGCGCTCGTTCGTGAAGAACTTCCTCACCATACTGCTGCTGGCTCTCCTCTGGTTCTATCTCATCTGCCTCTTTTTCATGCTGCAGAACTTCAGGTCACAGAAGATAAAGGTTCTTATCGAAACCAAAGACGTCTGTCTGTCTTCGATGGATTATTTGGGTGCGGTGGCGACAGCCATGATGGTTTACTTCGCCCCTGCCGCGGTCACCGTCATACTCTACGTCACGCTGGTCGGTGTACGCGCGTTCAGGCCGACGCCCATTCCTCACGAAGAGCTAAATAGCCCAGAACCTCCACCGGTCATCTCGCTTCCTGTGCTGGGTATCGCCAACGTGGTCAGTCTGGTGATGCCTCTTCCGTACTTCAGCACTCTGGTGAGCGTGTCACTGGGGAGCTGTGCCTCGTTCAACTGCATGTCGTGGATCCTGCCGGTGATGACCATCTTTGAGTGGCTCCTGTTCGCCAAGTCCGGGATCCAGCCCTGCATGTGGCTTCTCAACTCACAGTTCACTGACGCCATTTTCCCAATCGTACGTAATTTCCGGTCGAGACCAGCGAGGACTCACATGCAGCTGGATCATCATGATGCCGACTTGCAGGGCCAAGAAGACTCTTTCCACGAGATTTAA